Proteins encoded by one window of Paraburkholderia sprentiae WSM5005:
- a CDS encoding PAAR domain-containing protein codes for MYAVVRKGDPIGDGGSVVGGSPSVFVNGIPAGLVGISSVVCSLHPSAQSLVAGSGSVFINGVPAAIVGGCVSCGSALSVGSPDVLIGE; via the coding sequence ATGTATGCAGTGGTTCGTAAAGGCGATCCGATCGGCGACGGCGGTTCGGTGGTCGGGGGGTCGCCATCGGTTTTTGTCAACGGAATCCCGGCGGGGCTCGTCGGCATTAGCTCCGTGGTTTGCTCGCTTCACCCGTCCGCGCAATCGCTGGTCGCCGGCTCGGGCTCCGTATTCATCAACGGCGTGCCGGCCGCCATAGTCGGCGGCTGCGTGTCGTGCGGCTCGGCGCTGTCCGTTGGCTCGCCGGACGTGCTGATCGGCGAGTGA
- a CDS encoding type VI secretion system Vgr family protein, with protein sequence MSTNALNAISVQSRAVTVSSAAIPQWPGQTADGRTQPALAFKSLKGGEYLGQLFEYELLLRTPDDYTVPLAVSANIDLKALLGKEMTVAIDLEPPVGPRADADAGQRQITGLVAAAQYLCREGRYNVYRVVLKPWLWLATLTTDYKIFQNKTVIEIIDEVLKDYPYPVEKRLDVSRYSLGGESPANEPRAFQVQYGETDYDFIHRLMEEWGIYWFFEHADGKHRLVLCDHIGAHRESPNPSYRTLAFQPQGGKTDTEYISAFSTAEVLCTGHYVTSDFDFTRSRADMRAINQQPRDTSWNLLERYDWPGDYTDGSHGELLARTRMEALRAPGTRAQGEGNVRGLACGQTFVLTSYDYTAANCEYLVIGTELGLTGTPDESGSGYEYTCSNKFDVQPTSEVFRLPQRTSKPTVSGPQSAVVVGPEGKELWTDEFGRVKVRFAWDRYGRNVETDSCWVRVSQAWAGQGFGGIYIPRIGQEVIVDFWNGDPDRPLITGSLYNTATRPPYDLPGNATQSGFMSRSMEGGLQNYNSIRFEDKAGAEEFTLQAERDMNRLTKLNESHVVGADYTIGVAAAHSMTVGAASSTIVSGKYSVRVKDVAFYSVGLAQSTMIGGAEATAVGGASALTVGGARSVTVGGASSHAVGGAYSLSAGGALSIVCGASSLTMTKDGEIKLIGKKIRIQGDERVVVKGMPLELNPCDAEKGNATTVPVPVVVLDALDFPCTDVPSPCEPIVVPPPSTEEPEPSTEEPEPSTEEPGPSTEEPEPSSEEPEPSTEEPEPSTEEPEPSTEEPEPSTEEPEPTEEVPPATGQDA encoded by the coding sequence ATGTCAACTAATGCTTTGAACGCGATAAGTGTGCAGAGCCGCGCAGTGACTGTATCCAGCGCGGCGATACCGCAGTGGCCCGGTCAGACCGCGGATGGACGAACGCAGCCGGCGCTGGCCTTCAAGTCGCTGAAGGGCGGCGAGTATCTCGGCCAGCTGTTTGAATACGAGCTGCTGCTGCGTACGCCCGACGATTACACGGTGCCGCTTGCCGTGAGTGCCAACATCGACCTGAAGGCGCTGTTGGGCAAGGAAATGACCGTCGCGATCGATCTCGAGCCGCCTGTCGGCCCGCGGGCCGACGCCGACGCTGGTCAGCGGCAGATCACCGGACTCGTCGCGGCCGCGCAATACCTGTGTCGGGAAGGCCGCTACAACGTCTATCGCGTCGTGTTGAAGCCCTGGCTGTGGCTGGCGACCCTGACGACCGACTACAAGATTTTCCAGAACAAGACGGTCATCGAGATCATCGACGAGGTGCTGAAGGACTATCCGTACCCGGTCGAAAAGCGCCTCGACGTGAGCCGCTATTCGCTCGGGGGTGAAAGTCCGGCCAACGAGCCGCGCGCGTTCCAGGTCCAGTACGGCGAAACCGACTACGACTTCATTCATCGCCTGATGGAAGAGTGGGGCATCTACTGGTTTTTCGAACATGCCGACGGCAAGCACCGGCTCGTGCTGTGCGATCACATTGGCGCGCACCGCGAGTCGCCGAACCCGTCATACCGGACGCTGGCGTTCCAGCCGCAGGGCGGCAAGACCGACACGGAATACATCAGCGCGTTCTCGACGGCCGAAGTCTTGTGCACCGGTCACTATGTCACGAGCGACTTCGACTTCACGCGTTCGCGTGCCGACATGCGGGCGATCAATCAGCAGCCGCGCGACACCAGCTGGAACTTGCTCGAGCGCTACGACTGGCCGGGCGATTACACCGACGGCAGCCATGGTGAACTGCTGGCGCGTACGCGCATGGAAGCGCTGCGCGCGCCGGGCACGCGAGCGCAAGGCGAAGGTAACGTGCGCGGACTCGCGTGCGGGCAGACGTTCGTGTTGACCAGCTACGACTATACGGCCGCGAACTGCGAATACCTCGTTATCGGTACGGAGCTTGGATTGACCGGTACGCCGGACGAATCGGGTAGCGGTTACGAGTACACATGCAGCAACAAGTTCGACGTGCAGCCGACCAGCGAAGTGTTCAGGCTGCCGCAGCGGACGTCGAAGCCGACCGTCAGCGGGCCGCAGTCGGCTGTCGTCGTGGGCCCCGAGGGCAAGGAACTGTGGACCGACGAATTCGGTCGCGTGAAGGTCCGCTTCGCCTGGGACCGTTACGGCCGAAACGTCGAAACCGACTCCTGCTGGGTTCGTGTGAGCCAGGCGTGGGCCGGTCAGGGTTTCGGGGGCATCTACATTCCGCGCATCGGGCAGGAAGTCATCGTCGATTTCTGGAACGGCGATCCGGATCGTCCGCTGATCACCGGCAGCCTGTACAACACGGCGACGCGTCCGCCCTATGACTTGCCAGGCAACGCGACGCAGAGCGGTTTCATGAGCCGGTCGATGGAAGGGGGCTTGCAGAACTACAACAGCATCCGCTTCGAGGACAAGGCGGGTGCCGAGGAATTCACGCTGCAGGCGGAACGGGACATGAACCGCCTGACGAAGCTCAACGAATCGCACGTGGTCGGTGCCGACTACACGATTGGCGTGGCCGCCGCGCACAGCATGACCGTTGGGGCGGCGTCCAGCACGATCGTTAGCGGCAAGTACTCGGTCAGGGTCAAGGATGTCGCTTTCTATTCGGTCGGTCTTGCGCAGTCGACGATGATCGGCGGCGCTGAGGCGACGGCGGTTGGCGGCGCGTCCGCACTGACGGTGGGCGGAGCGCGTTCCGTCACGGTCGGTGGCGCGTCGTCGCATGCGGTCGGCGGGGCCTATTCGTTGTCCGCTGGCGGCGCGCTGTCTATCGTGTGCGGCGCGTCGTCGCTGACGATGACCAAGGATGGCGAGATCAAGCTGATCGGTAAGAAAATCCGTATCCAGGGTGATGAGCGGGTGGTGGTAAAGGGCATGCCGTTGGAACTCAATCCTTGCGATGCGGAAAAGGGCAATGCGACGACAGTTCCTGTTCCGGTCGTGGTACTCGATGCACTGGATTTTCCTTGCACAGATGTGCCCTCTCCGTGCGAGCCGATCGTGGTACCGCCGCCGTCGACTGAGGAGCCGGAGCCGTCGACTGAGGAGCCGGAGCCGTCGACTGAGGAGCCGGGGCCGTCGACTGAGGAACCGGAGCCGTCGAGTGAGGAACCGGAGCCCTCGACTGAGGAACCGGAGCCGTCGACCGAGGAACCGGAGCCGTCGACAGAGGAACCGGAGCCCTCCACTGAGGAGCCGGAGCCGACGGAGGAGGTACCGCCGGCAACCGGCCAGGACGCGTAA